The proteins below are encoded in one region of Serratia symbiotica:
- the oppA gene encoding oligopeptide ABC transporter substrate-binding protein OppA, producing the protein MSNLTKKSLLAAGIIAASGSAFAAEVSAGVQLAEKQEIVRNNGAEVQSLDPHKIEGVPENNITRDLMEGLANNSPDGSIVPGVAESWDNKDAKVWIFHLRKDAKWSNGKPVTAQDFVYSWQRLVDPRTASPYASYLQYAHVENVDAIIAGKKDKSTLGVQAIDDHTFQVTLTEPVPYLVEMTPHYAMKPVYQAAVEKFGEKWTLPANYVGNGAYKLKDWVVNEHIVLERNPEYWDNAKTIINKVTFLPISSEVTDVNRYRTGEIDMTSSMPIELFQKLKKEIPYEVQVAPHLCTYFYEINNPQAPFTDQRVREALKLALDRDIITHKVKNQGDLPAYSLTPPYTKGITLTPPEWAGWTQEKRNQVAKKLLADAGYGPAKPLTFSLLYNTSDSNKKLAIAAASIWKKNLGVDVKLVNQEWKTFLDSRHQGNYNVASAGWCADYNEPSSFLNMMLSSSSNNTAHYKSAEFDRLMAGALTAKTEQQRAELYQKDETQLDKDSAIVPVYHNVSARLVKPYVGGYSGKDPLANVYDKNLYIIKH; encoded by the coding sequence ATGAGCAATCTTACGAAGAAAAGCCTCTTGGCCGCTGGCATCATCGCCGCAAGCGGAAGTGCTTTCGCGGCTGAAGTGTCAGCAGGCGTACAGTTGGCAGAGAAGCAAGAAATCGTCAGAAACAACGGCGCTGAAGTACAATCGCTGGATCCACATAAAATTGAAGGCGTGCCAGAGAATAACATCACCCGCGATCTGATGGAGGGCTTGGCCAATAATAGCCCGGACGGTTCTATTGTTCCTGGTGTGGCAGAAAGCTGGGATAACAAAGACGCTAAAGTATGGATATTCCATCTGCGTAAAGATGCGAAATGGTCCAACGGTAAGCCAGTCACTGCACAAGATTTCGTCTATAGTTGGCAGCGCCTGGTTGATCCGAGAACTGCCTCGCCTTACGCCAGCTATCTGCAATATGCTCATGTGGAAAACGTTGATGCCATCATAGCCGGTAAGAAAGATAAATCGACCCTGGGGGTGCAGGCCATCGACGATCACACCTTCCAGGTCACCCTAACTGAGCCAGTGCCTTACCTGGTTGAAATGACCCCGCATTACGCGATGAAGCCGGTGTATCAAGCTGCGGTAGAGAAATTTGGCGAGAAATGGACATTGCCAGCCAACTATGTCGGTAACGGCGCTTATAAGCTGAAAGATTGGGTCGTTAATGAACACATCGTTCTGGAACGTAATCCAGAATATTGGGACAACGCAAAAACCATCATCAATAAAGTAACCTTCTTACCGATTTCGTCGGAAGTGACTGACGTTAACCGCTACCGCACCGGCGAAATCGATATGACTTCCAGCATGCCGATCGAACTGTTCCAGAAGCTGAAGAAAGAGATCCCGTATGAAGTGCAGGTTGCTCCTCACCTCTGTACCTATTTTTACGAGATCAACAATCCACAGGCACCTTTTACCGACCAACGTGTACGTGAAGCGCTCAAACTGGCGCTTGATCGTGACATCATCACCCATAAAGTGAAAAATCAGGGCGACCTCCCGGCCTATAGTTTAACCCCTCCCTACACCAAAGGGATCACGCTAACGCCGCCTGAGTGGGCCGGATGGACGCAGGAAAAACGCAACCAAGTGGCGAAAAAGCTGCTGGCGGACGCGGGCTATGGCCCGGCCAAACCGTTGACTTTCTCACTGCTGTACAACACCTCCGATTCGAATAAGAAACTGGCGATTGCCGCCGCTTCCATCTGGAAGAAAAACCTGGGTGTGGACGTGAAGCTGGTAAACCAAGAGTGGAAAACCTTTTTAGACAGTCGTCATCAGGGCAACTATAACGTGGCGAGTGCTGGCTGGTGTGCCGATTACAACGAGCCTAGCTCGTTCCTGAACATGATGCTGTCCAGCAGCAGCAATAACACCGCACATTATAAGAGCGCCGAGTTCGACAGGCTGATGGCGGGTGCGTTGACGGCGAAAACCGAACAACAACGTGCCGAGTTGTACCAAAAAGACGAAACCCAGTTGGATAAAGACTCCGCCATCGTTCCGGTGTATCACAATGTGAGTGCCCGCCTGGTGAAGCCCTATGTAGGGGGGTATAGCGGTAAAGATCCGCTTGCCAACGTGTACGATAAAAACCTGTACATCATCAAGCATTGA
- the oppB gene encoding oligopeptide ABC transporter permease OppB has translation MLTFIFRRFLEAIPTLFILITISFFMMRLAPGSPFTGERALSPEVMANIEAKYHLNDPMWKQYCHYLVQLSKGDFGPSFKYKDYSVNDLVASSFPVSAKLGLAAFLLAVVVGVSAGVVAALKQNTLWDYTVMGLAMTGVVIPSFVVAPLLVLIFAITLKWLPGGGWNDGAPQYIILPMVALSLAYIASLARITRGSMIEVLHANFIRTARAKGLPMWRIIFYHALKPALLPVLSYMGPAFVGIITGSMVIETIYGLPGIGQLFVNGALNRDYSLVLSLTILVGGLTILFNAIVDMLYAVIDPKIRY, from the coding sequence ATGCTTACATTTATATTTCGCCGCTTTCTGGAAGCGATCCCGACACTGTTTATCCTCATTACTATTTCATTCTTTATGATGCGTCTGGCACCGGGAAGCCCCTTTACCGGCGAACGGGCATTATCGCCGGAAGTAATGGCCAATATCGAAGCCAAATACCATTTGAATGATCCGATGTGGAAACAGTACTGCCATTATCTGGTGCAGTTGTCGAAGGGCGACTTTGGCCCATCATTCAAATACAAGGATTATTCGGTTAACGATCTGGTGGCGTCCTCTTTCCCGGTTTCTGCCAAACTCGGTCTGGCCGCTTTTCTGCTGGCGGTGGTAGTGGGTGTTAGCGCTGGCGTGGTCGCTGCGCTGAAGCAAAATACCCTATGGGATTACACGGTGATGGGATTAGCCATGACCGGGGTGGTGATCCCCAGTTTCGTGGTGGCACCGCTACTGGTACTGATCTTTGCCATTACGCTGAAGTGGCTACCGGGTGGTGGTTGGAACGACGGAGCGCCGCAATACATCATTCTGCCAATGGTCGCGCTCTCGCTGGCCTATATTGCCAGCCTTGCGCGTATTACGCGTGGTTCGATGATTGAGGTGCTGCATGCCAACTTTATCCGCACCGCGCGCGCCAAAGGGCTACCGATGTGGCGCATCATTTTCTACCACGCGTTGAAACCGGCACTGCTACCGGTACTGTCTTATATGGGGCCGGCGTTTGTCGGCATCATCACCGGCTCAATGGTGATCGAAACCATTTACGGTCTGCCGGGCATCGGCCAGTTGTTTGTTAACGGCGCGCTCAACCGCGATTACTCCTTGGTGCTGAGTTTGACCATTTTGGTTGGTGGCTTGACCATTCTGTTTAACGCCATCGTCGATATGTTGTACGCCGTAATCGATCCCAAAATCCGTTATTAA
- the oppC gene encoding oligopeptide ABC transporter permease OppC, with protein MMLVKKNSDALENFSEKLDVEGRSLWQDARRRFVHNRAAISSLVVLALITLFVIVAPWLSPFAYDDTDWAMMSAAPSIGSTHYFGTDSSGRDLLVRVAIGGRISLMVGVAAALMAVIVGTLYGAMSGYRGGKTDTVMMRLLEILNAFPFMFFVILLVTFFGQNILLIFVALGMVSWLDMARIVRGQTLSLKRKEFIEAARVCGVSTRNIVLRHIVPNVLGVVVVYASLMVPGMILFESFLSFLGLGTQEPLSSWGGLLSDGANSIEVSPWLLLFPAGFLVVTLFCFNFIGDGLRDALDPKDR; from the coding sequence ATGATGTTGGTGAAAAAGAACAGCGATGCGCTGGAAAACTTCAGCGAAAAGCTGGACGTAGAAGGGCGCAGCCTGTGGCAAGATGCGCGTCGGCGATTTGTGCACAATCGCGCAGCAATCAGCAGCCTGGTTGTGCTGGCGCTGATCACCTTGTTTGTGATTGTGGCACCTTGGCTGTCGCCATTCGCTTATGACGATACCGATTGGGCGATGATGTCGGCGGCACCGAGCATTGGATCCACTCACTACTTCGGGACTGATTCCTCTGGGCGTGATTTGCTGGTGCGTGTCGCCATCGGTGGGCGTATTTCACTGATGGTGGGTGTGGCGGCGGCGTTGATGGCAGTGATCGTCGGCACCTTGTATGGAGCGATGTCCGGTTATCGTGGGGGCAAGACGGATACGGTGATGATGCGCTTGCTGGAGATCCTCAACGCCTTCCCCTTCATGTTCTTCGTGATCCTGTTGGTAACCTTCTTTGGTCAAAATATCCTGCTGATTTTTGTGGCACTAGGTATGGTGTCATGGCTGGATATGGCGCGTATCGTGCGTGGGCAAACACTGAGCTTGAAGCGTAAAGAATTCATTGAAGCCGCACGGGTATGCGGTGTATCCACGCGCAACATCGTACTGCGGCATATCGTGCCGAATGTGCTAGGCGTAGTGGTGGTGTATGCTTCGTTGATGGTGCCGGGCATGATCCTGTTCGAGTCCTTCCTCAGCTTTCTGGGGTTGGGTACGCAGGAGCCGTTAAGCAGTTGGGGGGGATTGCTCAGCGATGGGGCTAACTCGATAGAAGTTTCACCCTGGTTGCTGCTATTCCCGGCGGGTTTCTTGGTTGTCACTCTGTTTTGTTTCAACTTTATCGGCGATGGCCTGCGTGATGCCCTCGACCCAAAAGATCGCTAA